From the Thermococcus guaymasensis DSM 11113 genome, one window contains:
- a CDS encoding transcription factor S, translated as MKFCPKCGNIMLPDRKRKVWVCRSCGYEEPFDEEKDREKTRITQKVEHRPDEGIIVVEQDVKTLPTTKVTCPKCGNDTAYWWELQTRAGDEPSTIFYKCTKCGYVWRSYE; from the coding sequence GTGAAGTTCTGTCCAAAGTGTGGCAACATCATGCTTCCTGACAGGAAGAGGAAGGTCTGGGTCTGTCGTTCATGTGGTTACGAGGAGCCTTTCGACGAGGAGAAGGACAGGGAAAAGACTAGGATAACCCAGAAAGTGGAGCACAGGCCGGATGAGGGCATAATCGTGGTCGAGCAGGACGTGAAGACCCTGCCAACTACGAAAGTCACCTGCCCCAAGTGCGGCAACGACACTGCGTACTGGTGGGAGCTCCAAACGAGGGCGGGAGACGAGCCGAGTACGATCTTCTATAAGTGTACCAAGTGCGGCTACGTCTGGAGGTCCTACGAGTGA
- a CDS encoding DNA polymerase sliding clamp, protein MPFEIVFDGAKEFADLIATASNLIDEAAFKITEEGVSMRAMDPSRVVLIDLNLPESIFSKYEVEEPETIGINMDHFKKILKRGKSKDTLILRKGDENFLEITFEGTAKRTFRLPLIDVEELELELPELPFTAKVVLLGEVLKEAIKDASLVSDAIKFIAKENEFIMKAEGETNEVEIKLTLEDEGLLDLEVEEETKSAYGISYLADMVKGIGKADEVTLRFGTEMPLQMDYFIRDEGKLTFLLAPRVEE, encoded by the coding sequence ATGCCGTTCGAGATCGTTTTTGACGGAGCAAAGGAGTTTGCTGACCTCATAGCGACCGCCAGCAACCTTATTGACGAGGCTGCCTTTAAGATCACTGAAGAGGGAGTCAGCATGCGTGCCATGGATCCCAGTAGGGTTGTTCTTATAGATCTGAACCTCCCTGAGAGCATCTTCTCCAAGTACGAGGTTGAAGAGCCCGAAACAATAGGAATTAACATGGATCACTTCAAGAAAATCCTCAAGAGGGGCAAGAGCAAGGACACGCTCATACTCAGAAAGGGAGATGAGAACTTCCTTGAAATAACCTTCGAGGGCACGGCCAAGAGAACCTTCCGCCTTCCGCTCATCGACGTCGAGGAGCTTGAGCTCGAACTTCCGGAGCTTCCATTCACCGCAAAGGTTGTCCTCCTTGGCGAGGTTCTGAAGGAAGCTATCAAGGATGCCTCCCTCGTCAGCGATGCAATAAAGTTCATAGCAAAGGAAAATGAGTTCATAATGAAAGCTGAGGGAGAAACCAACGAAGTAGAAATAAAGCTCACTCTTGAGGACGAGGGCCTGCTCGACCTCGAAGTTGAGGAAGAAACGAAGAGCGCCTATGGAATAAGCTACCTCGCCGACATGGTTAAGGGCATTGGAAAGGCCGATGAAGTTACTCTGAGGTTTGGAACCGAGATGCCGCTTCAGATGGATTACTTCATAAGGGACGAGGGCAAACTGACGTTCCTTCTGGCTCCTCGTGTTGAGGAGTGA
- a CDS encoding DNA replication complex subunit Gins51: protein MDIIKLREMLEAELSNPELAPIDEGFYTDYDSLVKTLRLGAESSRERGEDIEEMLYLEQLKIAEGLMREILKIRLHKLVDMVFSGTSPSELSGEERSIFLILKEFIERGTVPAQTVEVALEEKEKETEYSEPSAGAKRPVQEAYLVSIELPKVVDEELNEYGPIRAGDIVVLPRTIGDVLLKRGVAQRVKILF, encoded by the coding sequence ATGGACATCATTAAGCTCAGGGAAATGCTTGAGGCAGAGCTGTCAAACCCGGAGCTGGCACCCATTGATGAGGGCTTTTACACCGATTACGACAGCCTTGTCAAAACTCTCCGCCTCGGTGCTGAGAGTTCGAGGGAGAGAGGAGAGGACATTGAAGAGATGCTTTACTTGGAACAGCTCAAGATAGCTGAGGGACTTATGCGTGAGATTTTAAAGATAAGGCTCCACAAGCTCGTGGATATGGTGTTTTCGGGTACATCTCCTTCCGAGCTGTCGGGGGAGGAGAGATCAATTTTTCTGATCCTGAAGGAATTCATAGAGAGAGGAACTGTCCCAGCCCAGACCGTGGAGGTTGCGTTGGAAGAGAAGGAGAAAGAAACAGAATATTCAGAACCTTCAGCGGGCGCGAAACGGCCGGTTCAGGAGGCATATTTGGTATCGATCGAACTGCCCAAGGTAGTGGATGAGGAACTAAATGAGTATGGGCCGATTAGAGCGGGCGATATCGTGGTGCTTCCTAGGACGATTGGTGATGTTCTCCTTAAACGGGGTGTGGCTCAGAGAGTCAAAATCCTGTTTTGA
- a CDS encoding S8 family serine peptidase — MSRKTLSILVVLIMALAIVPVTSAPTSATAVPTVSQPKESEKLLPVDKQIENILNGNEKEVRLIIAPARDKAMEVYEEIAKIGKIDPISRPKDSFIVATIPRENLEKLRQIQGIIGVWEDKTVKLPDPVKEPDTPAVGSQELPKPEMFQSIYTINAYDTWVNYGVLGDNVTVAVLDTGVDVAHPFLQTTLDGRKKIIDIYDASDEGIAQLYYKTNSTSDGYITVNMTVPVYWGAYYDYYGHSEYTNYTMGTYYVGGLNGTEYYLGLLPERYFDLNNFSGTPNDPYGLGLFGDLSDVYPVLIVEKNGTYTVYIDLDLDNDFTDEEPLTLYDETGAYIQVPTTKVTIVLAEVEPDYGYVSFMWDAHGHGTHVSGTIAGVGLPDDPVFYGVYGVAPNAQLMEVKVLPGEIGFGRTSWIINGMFYAAENGADVISMSLGALYTYNDGLESPEIFYVNYITDVYGVTFSIAAGNEGPTTNTVGSPGNSDLAITVGAFRSSWRWQFFYGTEGVADTLASFSSRGPRMDGMLDPDVIAPGEMIFSSLPLWNTVMEDDPYGYYGIWDGTSMATPHVSGAVALMISYAKAHGLNYNPIMIKRALELSAKPVEGATMIDQGFGLIQVDKAIETLEELSQEQTVYIYGGTTYTGFRTDLDKRKIPLSSAYVEFNSYFYGMFGLPYLYRGVYIRNERPEGIPLYFYPLEYSELGLWYTESEKAYRISTNVDWIIPSTDTVVAGGKTTGSFGIRIDYSKLTPGHIYIGLVYIDDPDTEVIDGFIPVIVDMPMNPNGENKATLSDTALPGVAKHYFFQVAPGTKELRVTLRVPLDENGNPMGRTTLMIAKPNGDLVASYVPGYYFVGPGLPEYTWVINDPEPGNWEITAYTSTFAKARTGYDESHYEIEVVASSLSISPGIIRTYSEKPGVIETTASVVNKEYGNVEVNLTGLGLNRMDIANAVEGSVGQDEWDIIGVIPVTSSDYYLRVGITDPEDPTADLDLYIYYFPTYEDLVNFENYVEYTDQIGPTSYEEFEKFMPEPGYYLIAVYGYDTVGYNPIHYTFYYQVFGDNGDVAVSPSTLEIQNNDDASVSMQLNVEEPGTYLGVIKMIDATTGEVIDYAPVIVDVGAPKVAIVPYVSGELKVGNKVNITLELRDPKTGDILTEGAKVFVNGAYYYANGALSFEYTVEQLPAMIHVKVAVPEYGYAYETVVTLSPQIEETKEVKKLDQEYEEIIEGYYEEVAEAIETLPATTVIRVVSVTSSYVEKSEEFRGKAMQYAIYDPQVSKYYMKQAYKYAVLAEYTLKYYLAIYG, encoded by the coding sequence ATGAGCAGAAAGACTCTAAGTATCTTGGTTGTTTTAATTATGGCCCTGGCCATCGTTCCAGTAACTTCAGCACCCACTTCAGCCACTGCTGTTCCCACCGTTTCTCAGCCAAAGGAAAGTGAAAAGCTCCTTCCAGTCGACAAGCAAATCGAGAACATCCTGAATGGCAACGAAAAGGAAGTGAGGCTGATCATTGCGCCGGCCAGGGACAAGGCTATGGAAGTTTACGAGGAGATTGCTAAGATAGGCAAAATAGACCCGATAAGCAGACCAAAGGACAGCTTCATAGTTGCCACGATTCCCCGTGAAAACCTTGAGAAGCTGAGGCAGATCCAAGGAATCATTGGTGTCTGGGAAGACAAGACGGTAAAGCTCCCAGACCCAGTCAAAGAGCCAGACACACCCGCAGTTGGGAGCCAAGAACTCCCCAAACCAGAAATGTTCCAGAGCATTTACACAATCAACGCCTATGACACCTGGGTCAACTATGGTGTCCTTGGCGACAACGTCACCGTTGCTGTTCTTGACACAGGTGTTGATGTCGCCCACCCGTTCCTCCAGACGACCCTCGACGGGAGGAAGAAGATAATTGACATCTACGATGCCAGCGATGAGGGCATCGCTCAGCTGTACTACAAAACAAACAGCACCAGCGATGGATACATTACTGTTAACATGACCGTTCCTGTTTACTGGGGTGCCTACTATGACTACTACGGGCACAGTGAGTACACGAACTATACTATGGGCACCTATTATGTAGGGGGACTCAACGGAACCGAGTATTATCTTGGCCTTCTCCCCGAGAGGTACTTCGACCTCAACAACTTCTCCGGAACCCCCAACGACCCGTACGGCCTCGGTCTCTTCGGAGACCTCAGCGACGTTTATCCTGTTCTCATCGTCGAGAAGAACGGAACCTACACCGTGTACATTGATCTCGACCTCGACAATGACTTCACAGATGAGGAGCCACTCACCCTGTACGATGAGACCGGTGCCTACATCCAGGTTCCCACCACCAAGGTTACCATAGTGCTCGCCGAAGTTGAGCCCGACTATGGCTACGTCAGCTTCATGTGGGACGCCCATGGACACGGAACCCACGTCAGCGGAACGATAGCAGGTGTTGGACTCCCAGATGACCCCGTGTTCTATGGCGTCTATGGTGTTGCCCCCAACGCCCAGCTCATGGAGGTCAAGGTTCTTCCTGGAGAAATAGGATTCGGAAGAACCAGCTGGATAATCAACGGAATGTTCTATGCCGCGGAGAATGGGGCAGACGTCATAAGCATGTCCCTTGGAGCTCTGTACACATACAATGACGGTCTTGAGAGCCCCGAGATATTCTACGTTAACTACATCACCGACGTGTACGGTGTTACCTTCTCAATAGCAGCTGGAAATGAGGGTCCCACTACAAACACCGTCGGTTCCCCAGGCAACAGCGACCTCGCCATAACCGTCGGCGCCTTCCGCTCAAGCTGGAGGTGGCAGTTCTTCTATGGTACAGAGGGAGTTGCGGACACCTTGGCTAGCTTCTCCAGCAGAGGCCCGAGGATGGATGGAATGCTCGACCCGGACGTTATAGCTCCGGGTGAGATGATATTCTCAAGCCTGCCCCTCTGGAACACCGTAATGGAAGATGACCCGTATGGGTATTACGGAATATGGGACGGTACTTCGATGGCTACTCCGCACGTCAGCGGTGCTGTTGCGCTGATGATAAGCTATGCAAAGGCACACGGCCTTAACTACAACCCAATAATGATAAAGCGTGCCCTTGAGCTCAGTGCCAAGCCTGTCGAGGGAGCCACTATGATAGACCAGGGATTCGGTCTAATACAGGTGGACAAGGCTATTGAAACCCTTGAGGAGCTCAGCCAGGAGCAGACCGTGTACATCTACGGCGGTACCACTTACACCGGCTTCAGAACAGACCTAGACAAGAGGAAGATCCCACTCAGCTCGGCTTATGTCGAGTTCAACAGCTACTTCTATGGTATGTTTGGTCTCCCGTACCTCTACCGCGGTGTTTACATCAGGAACGAGAGGCCAGAGGGAATACCGCTGTACTTCTACCCATTGGAATACTCCGAGTTGGGCCTCTGGTACACTGAGAGCGAGAAGGCGTACAGAATCAGCACCAACGTTGATTGGATAATCCCAAGCACCGACACCGTCGTTGCGGGTGGGAAAACCACAGGTTCATTCGGCATCCGGATAGACTACTCCAAGCTCACTCCGGGTCATATCTACATTGGCCTCGTTTACATTGACGATCCGGACACTGAGGTAATAGATGGATTCATACCGGTAATCGTTGACATGCCCATGAACCCGAACGGAGAGAACAAAGCAACACTCAGCGACACCGCTCTGCCGGGCGTTGCAAAGCACTACTTCTTCCAGGTTGCACCGGGAACCAAGGAGCTCCGCGTTACCCTCAGGGTACCGCTTGACGAAAACGGTAACCCAATGGGAAGGACAACCCTCATGATTGCCAAACCCAATGGAGATCTCGTCGCTTCTTACGTGCCGGGGTACTACTTCGTTGGCCCAGGTCTACCGGAGTACACCTGGGTGATCAACGACCCCGAGCCGGGCAACTGGGAGATAACTGCCTACACAAGCACGTTCGCCAAGGCTAGAACCGGCTACGACGAGTCCCACTACGAGATAGAGGTCGTTGCAAGCTCGTTAAGCATCTCCCCAGGCATAATCAGGACTTACTCAGAGAAGCCGGGGGTCATCGAGACAACGGCTTCAGTGGTTAACAAAGAATACGGAAATGTCGAGGTCAACCTTACCGGGCTGGGACTTAACAGGATGGACATTGCAAACGCCGTAGAGGGAAGTGTTGGCCAGGACGAGTGGGATATCATTGGAGTCATACCCGTTACTTCCAGCGACTACTACCTCAGGGTCGGTATCACAGACCCAGAAGACCCGACCGCCGACCTTGACCTCTACATCTACTACTTCCCGACCTATGAGGATCTGGTCAACTTCGAGAACTACGTAGAATACACAGACCAGATCGGTCCGACCTCATACGAGGAGTTCGAGAAGTTCATGCCGGAGCCCGGATACTACCTCATAGCGGTCTACGGCTATGACACCGTCGGATACAACCCGATACACTACACCTTCTACTACCAGGTCTTCGGGGACAATGGTGACGTTGCAGTATCCCCCTCAACGCTGGAGATACAAAACAACGACGATGCCAGCGTAAGCATGCAGCTTAACGTAGAGGAGCCGGGAACTTACCTCGGAGTAATAAAGATGATCGACGCAACGACCGGTGAAGTGATAGACTACGCCCCTGTTATCGTCGACGTTGGTGCTCCGAAAGTTGCAATAGTTCCGTATGTTTCGGGAGAACTCAAGGTTGGCAACAAGGTTAACATCACACTGGAGCTCCGCGACCCCAAGACTGGTGACATCTTGACCGAGGGAGCCAAAGTATTCGTTAACGGTGCTTACTACTACGCAAATGGAGCCCTAAGCTTCGAGTACACAGTTGAACAGCTACCAGCAATGATACATGTCAAAGTTGCAGTCCCCGAATACGGCTATGCTTATGAAACTGTTGTCACACTAAGCCCACAGATCGAAGAAACCAAAGAGGTCAAAAAACTCGATCAGGAGTACGAAGAGATCATTGAAGGGTACTATGAAGAAGTTGCAGAAGCAATAGAGACACTACCTGCTACAACAGTTATCAGAGTTGTCTCAGTGACTAGTTCATATGTAGAGAAATCTGAGGAGTTCCGCGGCAAGGCAATGCAGTACGCCATCTACGACCCACAAGTCAGCAAGTACTACATGAAACAGGCTTACAAGTACGCAGTACTCGCAGAATACACACTGAAGTACTACTTGGCCATCTACGGATGA